In Bacteroidia bacterium, a genomic segment contains:
- a CDS encoding GIY-YIG nuclease family protein, with the protein MYVIVDIETTGGSFKHERITEIAIYSYDGEKITDKFVTLINPEKSIPYFITKLTGISNEMVADAPHFYEVAKQIVEIMRGKIFVAHNATFDYNFIKNEFKELGFDFKLETLCTVKLSRKLFPGLKSYSLGELCNSLNIGIENRHRAAGDALATVKLFELLLKRNTETGNKIPVKKEKYKIPEGLHPDITINTIEEIPEAIGVYYLLNDKNETIYIGKSKNLRDRVLTHLRNMSSRKTIEMATNVASIGHEICGNELIALLLESEEIKKHKPLYNRMQRRTGFAWGLFSYEDRSGYLHLAIEKSTTGTTPITTFHTHEEAIEFLESMIDKYTLCQKFCGLYNSTGPCFYCQVGKCNGACTGNELSEKYNSRVKKLLKYCSLGDNSFLIMGEGRTDEEISVVKVVNGSYCGFSYFDNSTQINNVQEIAENIPCRSDNRDVRMIIKNYILRNPKIKIVKL; encoded by the coding sequence GTGTACGTTATTGTTGATATAGAAACCACCGGTGGTAGCTTTAAACACGAACGTATAACCGAAATTGCCATTTATTCTTATGATGGGGAAAAGATCACAGATAAATTTGTGACTTTAATTAATCCCGAGAAATCAATTCCGTATTTTATAACAAAACTTACAGGAATTTCAAATGAAATGGTTGCTGATGCTCCACATTTTTACGAAGTAGCTAAACAAATTGTAGAGATTATGCGTGGTAAAATATTTGTTGCCCATAATGCTACTTTTGACTACAATTTTATTAAAAATGAATTTAAAGAATTAGGTTTTGATTTTAAACTCGAAACATTATGTACTGTTAAGTTAAGTCGTAAACTATTTCCAGGATTAAAGTCATATAGTTTAGGTGAACTTTGTAATAGCTTAAATATTGGTATAGAAAACAGACACCGTGCGGCTGGAGATGCGCTTGCAACTGTAAAGTTATTTGAATTATTATTAAAACGAAATACCGAAACAGGAAATAAAATTCCCGTTAAGAAAGAAAAATATAAAATTCCTGAAGGTTTACATCCTGACATTACAATTAATACCATTGAAGAAATTCCTGAAGCTATTGGTGTGTATTATTTGTTAAATGATAAAAATGAAACAATTTATATAGGAAAAAGTAAAAATTTACGTGATCGAGTTCTTACTCATTTGCGAAATATGTCAAGCCGCAAAACAATTGAAATGGCTACTAATGTAGCTTCAATTGGACACGAGATTTGTGGAAATGAATTAATCGCATTGTTATTAGAATCAGAAGAGATAAAAAAACACAAGCCATTATATAACAGAATGCAGAGGAGGACTGGTTTTGCGTGGGGACTTTTTTCATATGAAGATAGAAGTGGTTATTTGCATTTGGCAATTGAAAAAAGTACAACCGGAACTACTCCAATAACTACATTTCATACTCATGAAGAGGCTATTGAATTTTTAGAATCCATGATTGATAAATATACTCTTTGTCAAAAATTTTGTGGGTTATATAATTCTACAGGACCATGTTTTTATTGTCAGGTAGGCAAATGTAATGGTGCATGCACAGGAAATGAATTATCTGAGAAATATAATTCAAGAGTTAAAAAATTGCTTAAATATTGCTCACTTGGTGATAATAGTTTTTTGATTATGGGTGAAGGGAGAACAGATGAAGAAATTTCAGTTGTTAAAGTTGTTAATGGATCATATTGTGGTTTTTCTTATTTTGATAATTCAACGCAAATTAACAATGTTCAGGAAATTGCAGAAAATATTCCTTGCCGCTCTGATAATCGTGATGTAAGAATGATTATTAAAAATTATATTCTGAGAAATCCTAAAATTAAAATTGTAAAACTTTAA
- the eno gene encoding phosphopyruvate hydratase yields the protein MEIVHVDATEILDSRGNPTVEATVILADGTMERAMVPSGASTGEREACELRDGDKKRYQGKGVLRAVNNVKTKIAPEVNGKYFSQRDLDYFMMSIDGSPNKSNLGANAILAVSMAFARACATSKGIPLYQYLGGSNAYLLPVPCMNVINGGRHADNNVDFQEFMIAPHGARTFNESIRMGIEVFHSLKGVLNAKGYSTGVGDEGGFAPNLKSNEEAIEVILEAITKAGFKPGKEVSICLDPAASEMWEKGKYRFYKSSKKLVTSDDMVKMWESWVKQFPIVSLEDGLAENDWKGWKNLTDSVGKKIEIVGDDLFCTNKAILAEGIAKGVANSVLIKLNQIGTVTETLETIELAFKNGYKAFISHRSGETSDSFIADLAVAVNAGHIKTGSGCRSERIEKFNQLIRIENELGTSAKFAGISAFKNQ from the coding sequence ATGGAAATAGTACATGTTGACGCAACCGAAATTCTCGATTCAAGAGGAAACCCTACAGTTGAAGCTACAGTAATTTTAGCAGATGGTACAATGGAACGTGCAATGGTTCCAAGTGGAGCATCTACTGGTGAACGCGAAGCTTGTGAGCTACGTGATGGAGACAAAAAACGTTATCAGGGTAAGGGTGTATTAAGAGCAGTTAACAATGTTAAAACCAAAATTGCTCCAGAAGTTAATGGTAAATATTTTTCTCAGCGTGATCTGGATTATTTTATGATGTCAATTGATGGTTCTCCAAATAAATCAAATTTGGGCGCCAATGCTATTCTTGCTGTTTCGATGGCATTTGCTCGTGCATGTGCTACAAGCAAAGGAATTCCATTGTATCAGTATTTAGGCGGTAGTAATGCATATCTATTGCCTGTTCCTTGCATGAATGTTATAAACGGAGGAAGACATGCAGATAACAATGTGGATTTTCAGGAATTTATGATTGCTCCTCATGGTGCACGTACTTTTAACGAATCAATACGTATGGGTATTGAAGTTTTTCACAGTTTAAAAGGTGTACTTAACGCAAAAGGATATAGTACTGGTGTTGGCGACGAAGGTGGATTTGCGCCAAATTTAAAATCAAATGAAGAGGCAATTGAAGTAATTCTTGAAGCAATAACAAAAGCTGGCTTTAAACCAGGTAAAGAAGTTAGTATTTGCTTAGATCCTGCTGCAAGTGAAATGTGGGAAAAAGGAAAATATCGTTTTTATAAGAGTTCTAAAAAATTAGTTACAAGTGATGATATGGTTAAAATGTGGGAGAGTTGGGTAAAACAATTCCCAATAGTTTCACTTGAAGATGGATTAGCTGAAAATGACTGGAAAGGATGGAAAAATTTAACTGATTCTGTAGGTAAAAAAATTGAGATTGTTGGTGATGATTTATTCTGTACAAACAAAGCTATCCTTGCTGAAGGTATTGCAAAAGGTGTTGCAAATTCTGTTCTGATAAAATTAAATCAGATTGGAACTGTTACAGAAACTTTAGAAACAATTGAATTAGCATTTAAGAATGGTTATAAAGCTTTTATTTCTCATCGCTCGGGTGAAACTTCAGATTCATTTATTGCTGATTTAGCAGTAGCTGTTAATGCTGGTCATATCAAAACCGGTAGCGGATGCAGGAGTGAACGTATCGAAAAATTTAATCAATTAATCAGAATTGAAAATGAATTAGGTACCAGTGCTAAGTTTGCTGGAATTTCTGCATTTAAAAATCAGTAA
- a CDS encoding phosphatase PAP2 family protein, producing the protein MIEYLNQLDTQLFLFLNGLNNSFFDPIMYWLSDKDIWIPFYFLIAFLIIRHYKKDSILILVFAIVALVLCDQGASHLIKVLVERLRPSHEPALEGLVHMSSAGPGGMYGFVSSHTANAIGMAVFFWLALDKSFKILKYVIFIWAILVSYSRIYNGVHYPGDVICGAILGAVISFGMYKLYLYTNKKLILKKQNNTKN; encoded by the coding sequence ATGATAGAATATTTAAACCAACTAGATACCCAATTATTCTTATTTCTAAACGGGTTAAACAATTCTTTTTTTGATCCGATTATGTATTGGTTAAGCGATAAGGATATTTGGATTCCTTTTTATTTTTTAATTGCATTTTTAATAATCAGGCATTATAAAAAGGATTCTATTTTAATTTTAGTTTTTGCAATTGTTGCTCTAGTTCTTTGTGATCAGGGAGCATCACATTTAATCAAAGTCTTGGTTGAAAGGCTACGTCCCTCACACGAACCAGCTCTTGAAGGATTAGTACATATGTCTTCCGCTGGTCCTGGAGGTATGTATGGATTTGTTTCCTCGCATACAGCCAATGCAATAGGTATGGCGGTTTTCTTTTGGTTAGCTTTGGATAAATCATTTAAAATATTGAAATATGTCATTTTTATTTGGGCAATTTTAGTATCTTACAGTCGTATTTATAACGGTGTACATTATCCCGGTGATGTAATTTGCGGTGCAATTTTAGGAGCTGTTATTTCATTCGGAATGTATAAGTTATATTTGTACACAAATAAAAAACTTATATTGAAAAAACAAAATAATACTAAAAATTAA
- the tnpA gene encoding IS200/IS605 family transposase, translating into MANTYSQMYVHIVFAVRNRENLIPKKHKEELQKYITGIVTNHGQKLLAVNCMPDHTHILIGFKPNICVSDLVRDIKTSTSIFIKEKKFTNFKFYWQEGFGSFTHSHLQLTTVINYILNQEEHHKQNSFKNEYLELLAKYDVDFDPQYLFEWYEE; encoded by the coding sequence ATGGCAAACACCTATTCTCAAATGTATGTTCACATTGTTTTTGCTGTAAGAAACAGAGAAAACCTAATTCCCAAAAAACATAAAGAGGAATTACAAAAGTATATTACCGGAATTGTAACAAATCATGGGCAAAAACTTTTAGCCGTTAATTGCATGCCAGATCATACACATATTCTTATTGGGTTTAAACCGAATATTTGTGTTTCTGATTTAGTAAGGGATATAAAAACATCTACATCAATCTTTATTAAAGAAAAGAAATTCACTAATTTCAAATTCTATTGGCAGGAGGGTTTTGGCTCATTTACGCATTCGCATCTTCAATTAACAACTGTAATTAATTATATTTTAAATCAGGAAGAGCATCATAAACAAAATTCTTTTAAAAATGAATATTTAGAATTGCTTGCTAAATATGATGTAGATTTTGATCCGCAATATTTATTTGAATGGTATGAAGAATAA
- a CDS encoding phosphatase PAP2 family protein, producing MNDSTIKHKGLLLGTSLVLTSGITVIMKYSINRERPFKTYPDIEKMSSAGSKSFPSGHTSEAFSTATSLSLAYPKWYVIAPSYLWASSVGYSRVHLGVHYPSDVAVGALVGAGSAFLCYKAQKWLNKKRSIK from the coding sequence ATGAATGATAGTACAATTAAACATAAAGGATTATTGTTAGGAACTTCTCTTGTTTTAACTTCTGGAATTACTGTAATAATGAAGTATTCAATAAACCGTGAACGCCCTTTTAAAACATATCCTGACATCGAAAAAATGTCTTCTGCCGGGAGTAAATCATTTCCATCGGGACATACATCAGAGGCATTTTCAACGGCAACTTCATTGAGTTTGGCATATCCTAAGTGGTATGTTATAGCACCATCATATTTGTGGGCATCTTCAGTAGGTTATTCGCGAGTGCACCTTGGAGTCCATTATCCAAGCGATGTTGCAGTAGGTGCATTAGTAGGTGCAGGCTCTGCTTTTCTTTGTTATAAAGCTCAAAAATGGTTAAATAAAAAGAGAAGTATTAAATAA
- a CDS encoding sugar transferase, with amino-acid sequence MLKRFTDIFLSLLAILVLLPIMFVISLIINFESRGGFFYFQKRVGKNSRDFKLMKFRTMFVGSDKKGLITVGTNDKRITGFGKFLRKFKLDELPQLFNILLGDMSIVGPRPEVRKYVNLYNKEQLHVLSVRPGLTDYASIEYIEENKILAESDDAEKMYVEKIMPHKLELNLKYINNQSFFTDFKIIFKTAFKIFS; translated from the coding sequence ATGTTAAAAAGATTTACTGACATATTTTTATCTTTGTTAGCAATATTGGTTTTATTGCCAATTATGTTTGTTATTTCATTAATTATAAACTTTGAAAGCAGGGGTGGTTTTTTCTATTTTCAGAAACGTGTAGGGAAAAATAGTCGCGATTTTAAATTAATGAAATTCCGTACAATGTTTGTGGGGTCTGATAAAAAAGGTCTTATCACTGTCGGAACAAATGACAAAAGAATCACCGGATTTGGAAAGTTTCTTCGTAAATTTAAATTAGATGAATTGCCACAATTGTTTAATATTTTATTGGGCGATATGAGTATTGTTGGTCCGCGTCCGGAAGTAAGGAAATATGTTAATCTTTATAACAAAGAACAATTACATGTTTTGTCTGTACGTCCAGGACTTACAGATTATGCCTCGATTGAGTATATTGAGGAAAATAAAATATTGGCAGAATCTGATGATGCAGAAAAAATGTATGTAGAAAAAATTATGCCACATAAACTGGAATTGAATTTAAAATACATTAATAATCAAAGTTTTTTTACTGATTTTAAAATTATATTTAAAACAGCTTTTAAAATATTTTCATAG
- a CDS encoding DegT/DnrJ/EryC1/StrS aminotransferase family protein, producing MIPFSPPRIDQKIIDEVVDTLKSGWITTGPKTKLFEKKVTEYCGCKNTIALNSATAGLELVLRWYGVGEGDEVIVPAYTYCASANVIVHCGATPVMVDIDPNDFSISVASIKKAITSKTKVIIPVDMAGLTCDYEAIYNLVNIPEVKSLFVAKNDEQKKLGRILIMADAAHSFGAFYKNKNTGVLADITVFSFHAIKNLTTAEGGSICLNLPDSFDCDALYKYFSIMILHGQSKDAFSKLQKGAWRYDVIDAGYKANMTDILASIGLIEIDRYKTDTLVKRKYIFDCYTNAFSKMSWAQLPVYEDENRISSYHVYLLRIKNITEQQRDAIIQRIFDKDVSVNVHFQPLPMLSAYKNRGFKMADYPVAFDNYSREISLPVYYDLTDEMIETVIKAVKDSVFEEIGI from the coding sequence ATGATACCATTTTCACCACCAAGAATAGATCAGAAAATAATTGATGAAGTTGTTGATACTTTAAAATCAGGTTGGATAACAACTGGTCCTAAAACTAAATTATTTGAGAAAAAAGTAACCGAATATTGTGGCTGTAAAAATACTATAGCATTAAATTCAGCTACCGCAGGATTAGAATTAGTTCTTCGCTGGTATGGAGTAGGCGAGGGCGACGAAGTAATAGTTCCTGCTTATACATATTGTGCTTCAGCAAATGTTATTGTTCATTGTGGAGCAACACCTGTAATGGTTGACATAGATCCTAATGATTTTTCTATTTCTGTTGCTTCAATTAAAAAAGCAATTACTTCAAAAACAAAAGTAATTATTCCTGTTGATATGGCCGGGCTTACCTGTGATTATGAAGCCATATATAATTTGGTAAACATACCGGAAGTTAAAAGTTTATTTGTTGCTAAAAATGATGAGCAAAAGAAACTTGGTCGTATTCTTATTATGGCTGATGCTGCACATTCTTTTGGTGCATTTTATAAAAATAAAAATACCGGTGTATTAGCTGATATTACAGTGTTCTCATTTCATGCAATTAAAAATCTAACAACTGCCGAAGGAGGTTCAATTTGCCTGAACTTGCCTGATAGCTTTGATTGTGATGCATTATATAAATATTTTAGTATTATGATTTTGCATGGCCAAAGTAAAGATGCATTTTCTAAGCTTCAAAAAGGTGCATGGCGTTATGATGTGATTGATGCAGGTTATAAAGCTAATATGACAGATATTCTGGCATCCATTGGATTAATTGAAATTGATAGGTATAAAACTGATACTTTAGTAAAACGCAAATATATTTTTGATTGTTACACCAATGCATTTTCAAAAATGAGTTGGGCACAACTTCCGGTTTACGAAGATGAAAACAGAATTTCTTCTTATCATGTTTATTTGTTAAGAATAAAAAATATTACAGAACAACAACGTGATGCAATAATTCAAAGAATATTTGATAAAGATGTTTCTGTAAACGTACATTTTCAGCCATTACCAATGCTTAGCGCTTATAAAAACAGAGGATTTAAGATGGCAGATTATCCTGTAGCGTTTGATAATTACAGTCGAGAAATTTCTCTGCCTGTTTATTATGATTTAACTGATGAAATGATTGAAACCGTTATTAAAGCTGTAAAAGATTCTGTATTTGAAGAAATTGGAATTTAA
- a CDS encoding O-antigen ligase family protein, whose product MYKTITNNLLFYSSLLVAFLMPLSHKITVYAIMLFVLSWLLSGQWLHNAKFAIKNSVFIILVTFFLLHLIGLLYSSNMHAGWFDIEVKLTMILFPLVFFLSDFLNEQKRKSVLLTFVTGTTLAMFVCIGAAFYEYFVNNVNNFFYMKLSVFHHPTYFAMYICFSLAIILKYLFYNESEISNFLKSLFVVLILLFGVFIYMLSSKAGIIIFFITLAAMSLPALFNKSKRLFASIVLFFAVFQIWFSLTQNMRFETVSKSVATAEQNVTTAESNGVRVLIYEAAIYIIKSNYAIGVGTGDIKDELLLEYKVLNMKGAFDNKLNAHSQFLETFIGQGIAGISLLLLLFLIPFINSIKTKNWLLMTFVFIVALNFLTESMLNTQAGVVFFAFFYSFFVASKGSKLLNA is encoded by the coding sequence ATGTATAAAACAATTACAAATAATTTACTTTTTTATAGCAGTTTACTAGTTGCTTTTCTAATGCCATTGTCGCATAAAATTACTGTTTATGCTATAATGTTATTTGTTTTATCGTGGTTGTTATCCGGACAATGGCTGCATAATGCAAAATTTGCAATTAAGAATTCAGTATTTATTATTTTAGTTACTTTCTTTTTACTGCATTTAATTGGTTTGCTATATTCTTCAAATATGCATGCGGGCTGGTTTGATATAGAGGTAAAGCTTACAATGATTTTATTTCCCTTAGTGTTTTTTCTATCAGATTTCTTGAATGAACAAAAACGTAAATCAGTATTATTAACATTTGTTACCGGAACAACACTTGCAATGTTTGTTTGTATTGGTGCTGCTTTTTATGAATATTTTGTGAATAATGTAAATAATTTCTTTTACATGAAATTGTCAGTTTTTCATCATCCTACTTATTTTGCAATGTATATATGCTTTTCATTAGCTATTATTTTGAAATATTTATTCTATAATGAATCTGAAATTAGTAATTTTTTAAAGTCATTATTTGTCGTTTTAATATTATTATTTGGAGTATTTATTTATATGCTTTCTTCTAAGGCTGGTATAATAATATTCTTTATTACATTAGCTGCAATGTCGCTTCCGGCTTTATTTAATAAGAGTAAAAGATTATTTGCGTCTATTGTTTTATTTTTTGCAGTTTTTCAAATTTGGTTTTCGTTAACTCAGAATATGCGTTTTGAAACAGTTTCAAAATCAGTTGCAACTGCCGAGCAAAATGTTACAACAGCCGAGAGTAATGGCGTTAGAGTATTGATATATGAAGCAGCTATTTATATTATTAAATCAAATTATGCAATAGGAGTTGGTACAGGAGATATTAAGGATGAATTATTATTGGAATATAAAGTCCTTAATATGAAAGGGGCTTTTGATAATAAATTAAATGCACATAGTCAGTTTTTAGAAACTTTTATTGGACAGGGAATAGCAGGAATTTCATTGTTATTATTATTGTTTCTAATTCCATTTATTAATTCAATTAAAACAAAAAATTGGTTATTAATGACATTTGTTTTTATTGTTGCATTAAATTTCTTAACTGAGTCAATGTTAAATACTCAAGCAGGAGTTGTGTTTTTTGCATTTTTTTATAGTTTCTTTGTAGCATCTAAAGGCAGTAAATTATTAAATGCTTAA
- the wecB gene encoding UDP-N-acetylglucosamine 2-epimerase (non-hydrolyzing), producing MLKILNIIGARPQIIKAAAISRAIKNHFSDKIEDIIVHTGQHYDENMSEVFFTEMGIPKPKYNLNVGSASHGVQTAEMIKGIESIIFSEKPNVVLVYGDTNSTLAAAVAAAKLHIPVAHVEAGLRSFNKSMPEEINRITCDHASTLLFSPTETGISNLEREGFKINAEKPYNIDNPGVFHCGDVMYDNSIYFSEISANKSNVIEKYKLEKNNFVLATIHRDNNTDNPVRLKQIFEAIIKISKDYSIPFFIPLHPRTSNILKKNIGDELYNLIISNKDIILAPPVSFFDMIQLESNAKLVFTDSGGVQKEAYFFKKPCIILRSETEWVEIVKNGNAIICDADFNKIMDAWKLFNSKQNMEYLQIFGDSKASEFICEKLVETFE from the coding sequence ATGCTTAAGATTCTAAATATTATAGGTGCCCGTCCTCAGATTATTAAAGCTGCTGCTATAAGTAGGGCAATTAAAAATCATTTTTCTGATAAGATAGAAGATATTATTGTTCATACCGGTCAGCATTATGATGAAAATATGTCTGAAGTTTTTTTTACTGAAATGGGAATCCCCAAGCCAAAATATAATTTAAATGTTGGAAGTGCATCACACGGAGTTCAGACAGCTGAAATGATAAAGGGAATTGAGAGTATTATATTTTCAGAAAAGCCAAATGTAGTTTTGGTTTATGGTGATACAAACAGCACTCTAGCTGCTGCTGTTGCTGCTGCAAAATTACATATACCGGTTGCTCATGTGGAGGCAGGATTGCGCTCATTTAATAAAAGTATGCCAGAGGAAATTAATAGAATCACATGTGATCATGCCTCAACATTATTGTTTTCTCCAACCGAAACCGGAATTAGTAATTTAGAACGAGAAGGATTTAAAATAAATGCTGAAAAGCCTTATAATATTGATAATCCTGGCGTATTTCATTGTGGAGATGTAATGTATGATAATAGCATATATTTTTCAGAAATATCAGCAAATAAGTCTAATGTTATTGAGAAATATAAATTAGAGAAAAATAATTTTGTTTTAGCAACAATTCATCGTGATAATAACACTGATAATCCTGTTCGTCTAAAACAAATTTTCGAAGCGATAATAAAGATTAGTAAAGATTATTCTATTCCTTTCTTTATCCCATTGCACCCTAGAACTTCAAATATTCTTAAGAAAAATATTGGAGATGAGTTGTACAATCTAATAATTAGCAATAAGGATATTATTTTGGCGCCGCCTGTTTCATTCTTTGATATGATACAGTTGGAATCGAATGCAAAACTTGTGTTTACTGATTCTGGCGGAGTTCAGAAAGAAGCGTATTTCTTTAAAAAACCCTGCATTATTTTACGTTCGGAGACTGAATGGGTGGAAATTGTTAAAAATGGAAATGCAATTATTTGCGATGCCGATTTTAATAAAATAATGGATGCGTGGAAATTGTTCAACTCTAAACAGAATATGGAATATCTTCAAATATTTGGTGATAGTAAAGCATCTGAATTTATTTGTGAAAAACTAGTTGAAACCTTTGAGTAA
- a CDS encoding glycosyltransferase family 4 protein produces the protein MKILLLTQYYPPEIGAPQNRLSELAIRLKQMGDEIVVLTALPNYPHQEIYEGYKGKCKVKEIIEGIEVHRTWIFVRKSSSIFLRLLNYFSFVWSSFWYGWFRLGKFDLIICESPPLFLGISAWLLKKLKGSKLLFNVSDLWPESAEKLGLVTNRMFLKLSGSLERFMYKHSELISGQTQGIVKSISDRFPKKKIFWLRNGVNTNFFDPLKEYEDIRIRLGIGKDKFVIFYGGIIGHAQGLEVILKAASFLKETNVLFVLAGEGPVKEELMKMKENLNLSNVLLIPAFKKQEMPAVIKSIDASVIPLKKLDLFLGAIPSKIFESLNMKKPIILGVDGEARELFINTGKCGLYFEPENEKDLAEKITLLYNDKQLYYNLAENAYDYVFKNFNRDIIAKEFKEFLTN, from the coding sequence ATGAAAATCCTTTTACTTACTCAATATTATCCTCCCGAGATTGGTGCTCCTCAAAACCGATTATCGGAACTTGCAATAAGGTTAAAGCAAATGGGTGATGAGATTGTTGTATTAACAGCATTACCTAATTATCCTCATCAGGAAATTTATGAGGGTTACAAGGGTAAATGTAAAGTAAAAGAAATAATTGAAGGTATAGAAGTTCATCGTACATGGATATTTGTCAGGAAAAGCAGTTCAATATTTTTAAGGTTGTTAAATTATTTTTCATTTGTATGGAGTTCATTCTGGTATGGTTGGTTTAGATTAGGAAAGTTTGATTTGATTATTTGTGAATCTCCACCTTTGTTTTTAGGTATTTCAGCTTGGTTACTTAAAAAATTAAAGGGGAGTAAATTACTTTTTAATGTATCCGATCTGTGGCCTGAAAGTGCTGAGAAATTGGGTTTGGTAACAAATCGCATGTTTCTCAAATTATCTGGCAGTTTAGAACGATTTATGTACAAGCATTCTGAACTTATTAGCGGACAAACACAGGGAATTGTAAAAAGTATTTCTGATCGTTTTCCAAAAAAGAAAATATTCTGGTTACGCAACGGAGTAAATACAAATTTCTTTGATCCATTAAAGGAATATGAAGATATAAGGATAAGATTAGGAATTGGTAAAGATAAATTTGTAATCTTTTATGGAGGTATTATAGGGCATGCACAAGGGTTGGAAGTTATTTTAAAAGCTGCATCATTTTTAAAAGAAACTAATGTGTTATTTGTTTTGGCAGGCGAAGGACCAGTAAAAGAAGAGTTGATGAAAATGAAAGAAAACCTGAATCTTTCAAATGTGCTTTTAATTCCTGCGTTTAAAAAACAGGAAATGCCTGCTGTTATTAAGTCAATTGATGCATCTGTTATTCCGCTTAAAAAACTAGATTTATTTTTAGGTGCTATTCCATCTAAAATATTCGAAAGTTTAAACATGAAAAAGCCAATAATACTAGGTGTTGATGGCGAAGCGCGTGAATTATTTATAAATACCGGCAAGTGTGGACTTTATTTTGAGCCTGAAAATGAAAAAGACCTTGCTGAGAAAATAACTCTTTTATATAATGATAAGCAGCTTTATTATAATCTTGCCGAAAATGCGTATGATTATGTTTTTAAGAATTTTAATCGTGATATAATTGCAAAAGAATTTAAAGAGTTTTTAACTAATTAA
- a CDS encoding class I SAM-dependent methyltransferase: protein MKNYQDVINERFDTEIDNNNSIYSPIHPIGKYVRKKMFGGLNVFFNEYKIKYGELSNKKLLDIGCGDGGMIEYFLTIGFFPDKIMGIDLSSNRINKAQKRNKDVQYTLADITTLNLNERKFNLITSFDLFSHLTTKEQIIKGLSNVYNHLEDDGLFLWYDIYSKDHFLPAKDADSWGFNKEQMIYLSIELGFEIVYYKTFFKNFFNRYHSIYQVKRLSPGIVNILEAILPGMPGNIMLVFKKKNVEKEIHYITNKNN, encoded by the coding sequence ATGAAAAATTATCAAGACGTAATAAACGAGAGATTTGACACTGAAATAGACAATAATAATTCTATTTATTCTCCAATTCATCCAATTGGTAAATATGTTAGAAAAAAAATGTTTGGTGGATTAAATGTTTTTTTTAATGAATATAAAATTAAATATGGTGAATTAAGTAATAAAAAATTATTAGATATTGGTTGTGGTGATGGTGGGATGATTGAATATTTTTTAACAATAGGTTTCTTCCCAGATAAAATTATGGGAATTGATTTATCTTCAAATAGAATTAATAAAGCACAAAAAAGGAATAAAGATGTTCAATACACTTTGGCTGATATAACAACTCTCAATTTAAATGAAAGAAAATTTAATTTAATTACTTCTTTTGATTTATTTTCGCATTTAACAACAAAGGAACAAATAATTAAAGGGCTTTCAAATGTTTATAATCATTTGGAAGATGATGGGTTGTTTTTGTGGTATGATATATATTCTAAGGATCATTTTTTGCCTGCTAAAGATGCCGACTCATGGGGATTTAATAAGGAACAGATGATTTATTTATCAATTGAATTAGGATTTGAAATAGTGTACTATAAAACTTTCTTTAAAAACTTTTTTAACAGATATCATTCAATTTATCAAGTTAAAAGATTATCTCCGGGAATTGTGAATATATTAGAAGCAATTTTGCCCGGAATGCCTGGAAATATTATGCTGGTTTTTAAAAAGAAAAATGTAGAAAAAGAAATTCATTATATAACAAATAAAAATAATTAG